The following proteins come from a genomic window of Galactobacillus timonensis:
- a CDS encoding sigma 54-interacting transcriptional regulator codes for MKDKIKDLLTRMTAQYEPGPRSEFTTAWLAQQTSLSRNAASEYLNQLCQQRQAVKINTRPVYYLSVAALRTKGYDIDRVAYDSFEQLNRRGFDFQSLIGANGSLYHAIEQCKAAVSYPPNGLPVLLTGPTGTGKSLLARTMFDYAVRKNLIAKDRHMVTVNCSEYANNPELLTANLFGYCKGAFTGADKDRPGLLDLADGGMLFLDEVHALKAECQEKLFLFMDKGVYHRLGDNEHWYHSQCRLVFATTEAPEHVLLKTLLRRIPVLIVLPSLAERGQDEKNALLCYLFQNEAKEIGQEIELSYPAFQILMNVDIPGNIGGLINTVKVSCANAFLQSQDHNQPLQVFEYHLPDDVMRLASPASLNIRPNQKDTLLPMTMPRLTQQRPEPLLNVYRLLLDHFEKAPSDYITQEFQDQIDRACEEFLTNRPDVSISEDFLTKMMDKIASIAMNRTVLKISNNGIYLLSGILAEYFRCQASVHQWDAAHRDSIQQLSDTLASRYPLEYRMAREIAQNVSMNLDIQLDTMCILLFMMVISEYPEEDSSETAAYILCHGFSTASSIANTVNRMLGKPVFSAIDLELNQSSLKTAEILNRSLLRKKHFRNLLLLVDMGSLEELYTGLHLEPSINVGVINNVNTKLALEIGSRLMNGDAIDTILSETAPKSTVQYRYISGRQKEMAILTVCSTGQGATNKIIALFESSLPKPIEAKIIPCDYNSLRINGTGDPLFQKYNVLFVLGTLDARLPGIQFVSIEDLALEHNLSRLSQLMKPLLSEQEIARFSSTIVNNFTLNNLVTNLTILNAEKVLKDVEDIVSEIEQGMHISLPVENRIGLYVHIACLIERLILRQQAEPVQPPTQFLKDHADFVNVVRRAFTVAKYAYSVEIPDSEIVYIYNYIENIR; via the coding sequence ATGAAAGATAAAATCAAAGATCTGCTTACCAGAATGACGGCGCAGTATGAGCCGGGACCGCGCAGCGAGTTTACAACCGCATGGCTGGCGCAGCAGACTTCCCTCAGCCGCAACGCCGCCTCCGAATATCTCAATCAACTGTGTCAGCAGCGTCAGGCAGTCAAAATCAATACGCGTCCCGTCTATTATCTGAGTGTCGCTGCTCTGCGTACGAAGGGCTATGACATTGACCGTGTCGCTTACGATTCCTTTGAGCAGCTGAACCGGCGCGGATTCGATTTTCAGTCGCTGATCGGTGCCAATGGATCCTTGTATCATGCGATCGAACAGTGTAAGGCCGCTGTTTCCTATCCTCCCAACGGTCTGCCGGTTCTATTGACCGGTCCGACCGGGACCGGAAAGTCGCTGCTGGCAAGGACAATGTTTGACTATGCGGTCCGCAAAAATCTAATTGCCAAAGACCGTCACATGGTTACCGTCAACTGCAGCGAATATGCCAATAATCCGGAGCTGCTGACTGCGAATCTCTTCGGTTATTGTAAAGGAGCCTTTACCGGGGCTGACAAAGACCGGCCGGGGCTGTTGGATCTGGCCGATGGGGGGATGTTGTTCCTGGATGAGGTGCACGCCCTCAAAGCAGAATGCCAGGAGAAGCTGTTTCTTTTCATGGACAAAGGCGTCTATCACCGGCTGGGTGATAATGAGCACTGGTACCATTCCCAGTGCCGCCTCGTCTTTGCGACTACCGAGGCCCCGGAACATGTGCTGCTCAAGACGCTGCTGCGAAGAATTCCGGTACTGATTGTTCTACCCTCCCTGGCCGAGCGCGGCCAGGATGAGAAAAACGCGCTGCTTTGCTATCTGTTCCAGAATGAGGCGAAAGAAATCGGGCAGGAGATTGAGCTTTCCTACCCAGCGTTTCAGATCCTGATGAATGTTGACATCCCCGGCAATATCGGCGGGCTCATCAATACGGTCAAAGTATCCTGTGCCAATGCCTTTCTGCAGAGTCAGGACCATAATCAGCCGCTGCAGGTCTTTGAATATCATCTGCCTGACGATGTGATGCGTCTGGCAAGTCCGGCTTCGCTGAATATCCGGCCCAATCAGAAAGATACTCTTCTGCCGATGACGATGCCGCGCCTGACGCAGCAGCGCCCGGAGCCGCTGCTCAATGTATACCGGCTTCTGCTGGACCACTTTGAAAAGGCGCCGTCCGATTACATTACCCAGGAGTTTCAGGATCAGATTGACCGGGCCTGTGAGGAGTTTTTAACCAATCGGCCTGATGTCTCTATTTCCGAGGACTTTCTGACTAAGATGATGGATAAGATTGCATCCATCGCCATGAACCGTACTGTACTGAAGATTTCCAACAACGGCATTTATCTTTTGTCCGGTATTCTGGCCGAATACTTCCGCTGCCAGGCATCGGTTCATCAATGGGATGCGGCGCACCGCGACTCCATTCAGCAGCTGAGTGATACGCTGGCTTCGCGGTACCCTCTGGAATACAGGATGGCGCGCGAAATCGCCCAGAACGTTTCCATGAACCTGGATATTCAGCTGGATACGATGTGCATCCTCCTGTTTATGATGGTGATCAGCGAATACCCCGAGGAAGACAGCAGCGAGACCGCCGCCTACATTCTGTGTCACGGCTTTTCGACGGCTTCTTCCATCGCTAATACCGTGAACCGTATGCTTGGTAAGCCGGTCTTCAGCGCAATTGATCTGGAGCTGAATCAAAGTTCCCTGAAGACGGCGGAGATTCTGAACCGGTCCCTGCTGCGTAAAAAACATTTCCGGAATCTGCTTCTGCTGGTGGATATGGGGTCGCTCGAAGAGCTTTATACCGGCCTGCATCTGGAGCCGTCGATCAATGTCGGCGTCATCAACAATGTGAATACGAAGCTGGCACTTGAGATCGGCTCACGTCTCATGAACGGTGATGCCATTGATACGATCCTCTCTGAGACAGCCCCGAAATCAACTGTTCAGTACAGATATATTTCCGGCCGCCAGAAAGAGATGGCCATTCTGACCGTATGCTCTACGGGACAGGGTGCGACCAACAAGATCATTGCCCTTTTTGAAAGCAGTCTTCCTAAGCCGATCGAGGCAAAAATCATACCTTGCGATTACAATTCGCTGCGCATCAACGGTACCGGGGACCCTCTGTTTCAAAAGTACAATGTGCTCTTTGTGCTGGGGACGCTGGACGCCAGGCTGCCGGGGATTCAGTTTGTTTCCATTGAGGATCTGGCCCTGGAGCACAATCTGAGCCGCCTGTCGCAGCTGATGAAACCGCTGCTGAGTGAGCAGGAAATTGCCCGGTTCTCCAGCACCATTGTCAATAACTTTACGTTGAACAATCTGGTGACCAATCTCACCATTCTCAATGCCGAAAAGGTGCTGAAAGACGTCGAAGATATTGTCAGCGAAATTGAGCAGGGAATGCACATCAGTCTGCCGGTGGAAAACCGGATCGGTCTCTATGTCCATATTGCCTGCCTCATTGAGCGTCTGATCTTGCGCCAGCAGGCAGAGCCAGTGCAGCCGCCGACACAGTTTCTGAAGGACCATGCGGATTTTGTGAATGTGGTGCGAAGAGCATTTACTGTCGCAAAATATGCTTACAGTGTCGAAATCCCCGATTCGGAAATTGTCTACATTTATAATTACATCGAAAATATCCGCTGA
- a CDS encoding NUDIX hydrolase, translated as MARDEDEKLKWKLLETKHPVHNQWLDLREETYRMPDGSTAGPFFTFSKKSYVVIVALNEAGQYICVRQYRQGIGKVTVEFPAGAIETTVRHPDRETAFAAAKRELQEETGCVSERWQFLEEIASLPTSNDDYAYLYLARDCHHVSDQKLDATEFLDYETHTAEEIRAMITDGTFPQPVHALAWYMAKEALNRTKE; from the coding sequence ATGGCACGGGACGAAGATGAGAAGCTGAAATGGAAGCTGCTGGAAACGAAGCATCCAGTCCATAATCAGTGGCTGGATCTGAGGGAAGAAACCTACCGGATGCCGGATGGAAGTACGGCCGGCCCCTTCTTTACATTTTCAAAGAAGAGCTACGTCGTCATCGTGGCATTGAATGAAGCGGGGCAGTACATCTGTGTCCGCCAGTACCGCCAGGGCATTGGCAAGGTGACGGTCGAATTTCCGGCCGGAGCCATTGAAACGACGGTGCGTCATCCGGATCGTGAAACGGCGTTTGCGGCCGCAAAACGTGAGCTGCAGGAGGAGACGGGCTGCGTCAGTGAGCGGTGGCAGTTTCTGGAGGAGATCGCTTCGCTGCCGACATCGAACGATGACTATGCCTATCTGTATCTGGCAAGGGATTGTCACCACGTCAGTGATCAGAAGCTTGATGCGACGGAATTTCTGGATTACGAGACACATACGGCGGAAGAGATCCGGGCAATGATTACAGACGGAACTTTTCCGCAGCCTGTGCATGCCCTTGCCTGGTACATGGCAAAGGAAGCACTCAACAGAACAAAGGAATAA
- a CDS encoding TetR/AcrR family transcriptional regulator gives MADLTKRALEQALKDELKKKPFDDITVTDLARDCGINRMTFYYHFHDIYDLVEWALVEDARKALGNNRTYETWEQGFREIFRYCLRNKEFICNVYHSVNHEPIYRYLTEVAYELVEGVVKEEAAGMDVSCQDQKFIADFYKYAFVGIVLDWVEHDMVEDPQQIMTRLVILTKNNIPTALKNFASTSKPAK, from the coding sequence ATGGCGGATCTTACAAAACGGGCGCTGGAACAGGCGCTGAAGGACGAGCTGAAGAAGAAGCCCTTCGATGATATTACAGTGACGGATCTGGCGCGTGACTGCGGCATCAACCGTATGACGTTTTACTACCATTTTCACGATATCTATGATCTCGTGGAGTGGGCGCTGGTGGAGGATGCCCGCAAGGCACTCGGCAATAACCGTACCTATGAGACATGGGAACAGGGCTTTCGTGAAATATTCCGCTACTGTCTTCGCAATAAGGAGTTCATCTGCAACGTCTACCATTCCGTGAACCATGAGCCGATCTACCGCTATCTGACGGAAGTTGCCTATGAGCTGGTCGAAGGAGTTGTCAAGGAAGAGGCGGCAGGCATGGATGTCAGCTGCCAGGATCAGAAGTTCATCGCGGACTTCTACAAATATGCCTTTGTCGGCATCGTTCTGGACTGGGTCGAGCATGACATGGTGGAGGATCCGCAGCAGATCATGACGCGTCTGGTCATATTGACGAAAAACAATATTCCGACGGCGCTGAAGAATTTCGCTTCTACTTCAAAACCGGCGAAGTGA
- a CDS encoding four-carbon acid sugar kinase family protein: MSEETISASVLSSFPFADERKLDVLLQAALSSDHEKFIVLDDDPTGVQTVHDVHVYTHWDVDSIRQGLEEDSRIFYILTNSRGMTEDETTRIHREILANAQTAANEIPNHPSYSFISRSDSTLRGHFPLETEILREGMEKNGIRVDGEILIPFFKEGGRFTIRNTHYIKYGDKLVPSAETEFAKDPTFGYTHSDLPAYIEEKTGGRYPAKDVVCISLDDLRTWRIGTIEQQLMHVHSFNKVVVNAVDYCDLEVFCIALCHALKQGKHFLYRTAASFVKVIGGISDKPLLSRDDMIHSSSTNGGIIVVGSHTEKTTSQLKELLKLPNIVPVEFKSSTVLAGEDAFNKEVERCLKEEEAIIAGGKTAVAYTERALLSLPDDTKESALIRSVKISDGVQRLVRDLSITPAFVIAKGGITSADVGVKALGVKRALVLGQIQPGIPVWQTDPDSRFPGIPYIIFPGNVGEADTLRKSVEVLQNH; the protein is encoded by the coding sequence ATGTCCGAAGAAACCATATCTGCTTCTGTTCTCTCTTCCTTTCCTTTCGCGGATGAGCGAAAGCTCGACGTCCTTCTGCAGGCGGCATTATCATCCGATCATGAAAAGTTCATCGTCCTCGACGATGATCCCACCGGCGTTCAGACGGTTCATGACGTCCATGTCTATACGCACTGGGACGTTGACTCGATCCGTCAGGGACTCGAAGAAGACAGCCGCATTTTCTATATTCTGACCAACAGCCGCGGCATGACAGAGGATGAGACGACGCGTATTCATCGTGAGATCCTCGCCAATGCCCAAACGGCTGCAAATGAAATACCCAATCACCCGTCCTATTCTTTCATCTCCCGCAGCGATTCGACGCTGCGCGGACACTTTCCTCTGGAAACCGAAATTCTCAGGGAAGGAATGGAGAAAAACGGCATCCGCGTTGACGGCGAAATTCTGATTCCCTTCTTCAAGGAGGGCGGCCGCTTCACAATTCGCAATACGCATTACATTAAATACGGCGACAAACTTGTTCCATCGGCAGAGACAGAGTTTGCAAAGGATCCGACCTTCGGCTATACGCATTCCGATCTTCCTGCCTATATCGAAGAAAAGACGGGCGGAAGATATCCGGCAAAGGATGTTGTCTGTATCTCTCTCGATGATCTTCGTACATGGAGAATCGGAACAATCGAGCAGCAGCTGATGCATGTCCATTCCTTCAACAAGGTCGTCGTCAATGCGGTGGATTATTGTGATCTCGAAGTGTTCTGCATCGCCCTGTGTCATGCTTTGAAACAGGGAAAACATTTCCTGTACCGCACCGCTGCAAGTTTTGTCAAAGTGATCGGCGGCATCAGCGACAAGCCTCTGTTGAGCCGCGATGACATGATTCACTCTTCTTCCACTAACGGCGGCATCATTGTTGTCGGCAGTCATACAGAGAAAACCACGTCGCAGTTGAAGGAGCTTCTGAAGCTGCCCAATATTGTTCCGGTAGAATTCAAATCGAGCACCGTACTTGCCGGTGAAGATGCTTTCAACAAGGAAGTGGAACGCTGCCTCAAAGAAGAGGAGGCGATCATTGCCGGCGGAAAAACGGCCGTCGCCTATACGGAGCGTGCCCTGCTGTCCCTGCCGGATGATACGAAGGAGTCGGCTCTCATCCGCTCCGTCAAAATCAGTGACGGTGTCCAGCGCCTGGTCCGTGATCTCTCCATTACGCCGGCCTTTGTGATCGCCAAGGGCGGCATCACCTCTGCCGATGTCGGTGTGAAGGCGCTTGGCGTGAAGCGGGCTCTGGTTCTTGGCCAGATTCAGCCGGGCATTCCGGTGTGGCAGACGGATCCTGACAGCCGTTTCCCGGGCATTCCCTATATCATTTTCCCGGGAAATGTCGGTGAGGCGGACACGCTTCGCAAATCTGTCGAAGTGCTTCAGAATCATTAA
- a CDS encoding PTS sugar transporter subunit IIB, whose protein sequence is MLLTMDGRNILAVRIDNRLVHGQVGVTWAAFIRPEVIVVADDAAAEDTLQQRLMRAIIDPMNIQLKVFSIGAFPDALRHTADERRVFLVVRNIEELARIVDQGVALREVNLGNLHYERGKKPLTRKVYINDSDARLLQHLMAQGIRFYAQDIPGTAREEINDLDAQYFRRFE, encoded by the coding sequence ATGTTATTGACTATGGATGGAAGAAACATTCTTGCCGTACGCATCGATAACCGCCTGGTGCACGGTCAGGTGGGCGTCACCTGGGCGGCGTTTATCCGACCTGAGGTTATTGTCGTGGCCGACGATGCGGCGGCAGAAGATACGCTGCAGCAGCGCCTGATGCGGGCCATTATTGATCCGATGAACATTCAGCTGAAAGTATTTTCGATCGGCGCATTTCCGGACGCTCTGCGTCATACGGCGGATGAGCGGCGCGTCTTTCTCGTTGTGCGCAATATCGAAGAACTTGCCCGCATTGTAGATCAGGGCGTTGCGCTGCGGGAAGTGAATCTTGGCAACCTGCATTATGAGCGCGGCAAAAAACCGTTGACCCGAAAAGTTTATATCAACGACAGCGATGCCCGTCTTCTGCAGCATCTGATGGCGCAGGGCATCCGCTTCTATGCCCAGGATATTCCCGGTACAGCACGCGAAGAAATCAACGACCTCGATGCTCAGTATTTCCGCCGCTTCGAATAG
- a CDS encoding RNA polymerase factor sigma-54, giving the protein MPKPELRQKLQLSPAFFNALKILEMNGEQMQTMLEQQAASNPFICLRDSRNLSVDAERMVQEEDPRQDLLRQVHEADCDQRIGTWIIDSLDSHGWFTIPVKKAAKDLRVSMKEVKAVLQIIQTFEPAGVGAVSLEDCLLLQIQRNHGSKNLCKAAGCLDLFARGQFQKAASVISCSKQEAVALFHQIQKLNPYPVHLGNPDAMTLFPDVTVHMEHGELTYSLYAWEESFTVSDGALPQESAARQLQKLCRARTVMLQRIVDVVLNHQQEYFAHGALRPLTCSTIAKELNVSVSTVTRALAHKAFEFDDQLHPFSDLLSPDAGGDTAQKEIMNEIRQLIQQEDPAHPYSDQKLCDLLQERGIHISKRTVTKYRMTMHILSYSKRRKY; this is encoded by the coding sequence ATGCCGAAGCCTGAACTGCGTCAGAAACTGCAGCTGTCACCAGCTTTTTTCAATGCGCTCAAAATACTGGAAATGAACGGGGAACAGATGCAGACCATGCTTGAGCAGCAGGCTGCCAGTAACCCGTTCATCTGCCTGCGTGACAGCAGGAACCTGTCAGTTGATGCCGAGCGCATGGTACAGGAAGAGGATCCGCGGCAGGATCTTCTCCGCCAGGTTCATGAGGCGGATTGTGACCAGAGGATCGGTACCTGGATCATTGACAGTCTGGACAGTCATGGCTGGTTTACAATACCGGTCAAAAAAGCAGCCAAAGATCTCCGTGTATCCATGAAAGAAGTGAAAGCGGTACTGCAGATCATCCAGACGTTTGAGCCGGCAGGCGTAGGCGCTGTTTCGCTGGAAGACTGCCTTCTTCTGCAGATTCAACGTAATCACGGTTCAAAGAATCTATGCAAAGCGGCTGGCTGCCTGGATCTCTTTGCCAGAGGCCAGTTTCAAAAAGCGGCCTCTGTCATCAGCTGCTCAAAGCAGGAGGCGGTCGCCTTGTTCCATCAGATCCAGAAGCTGAATCCGTATCCGGTGCATCTTGGCAATCCTGATGCGATGACGCTCTTTCCCGATGTGACCGTCCATATGGAACATGGGGAACTGACCTATTCTCTTTATGCCTGGGAAGAAAGCTTTACGGTATCCGACGGTGCATTGCCACAGGAAAGCGCTGCCCGTCAGCTACAGAAACTGTGCCGGGCAAGGACGGTCATGTTACAGCGGATTGTTGATGTTGTGCTGAATCATCAGCAGGAATACTTTGCCCACGGAGCTTTAAGGCCATTGACCTGCAGCACCATTGCCAAAGAATTAAACGTCAGCGTATCGACCGTGACCCGGGCACTGGCCCATAAAGCATTCGAATTTGATGACCAGCTACACCCGTTCAGCGATCTGCTTTCGCCGGACGCAGGAGGAGATACGGCCCAGAAGGAAATCATGAACGAGATCCGCCAGCTCATTCAGCAGGAAGATCCGGCGCATCCTTACAGTGACCAGAAACTGTGCGATTTACTTCAGGAGCGCGGTATTCATATTTCCAAACGCACCGTGACCAAGTATCGTATGACGATGCATATTCTTTCCTATTCGAAGCGGCGGAAATACTGA
- a CDS encoding class II aldolase/adducin family protein: MLEDLKRRVMNVAKRAQADGLCKHKSGNFSARDKQSGLIVMTPSGVDRDELQVRDMVVMNMDAEVIENPTGLKPTSEALMHLKIYAARPDVMAIAHTHSMYATVFAVLNKPVPAIVYELFNLNCKNGYIPVAPYGRPGTQALADSVLEPLKDADAALMKAHGCVAVDENSIEGAYLKVSYVEEIAELYYHTLTVNGGKEPEVLGAEELQKWAYPDEIRFPKTEKQS, from the coding sequence ATGCTGGAAGATCTGAAGAGACGGGTCATGAACGTTGCCAAAAGGGCACAGGCAGACGGTCTGTGCAAGCATAAGTCGGGCAACTTTTCGGCCCGCGACAAACAGAGCGGACTCATCGTCATGACACCGAGCGGAGTTGATCGCGATGAGCTGCAGGTGCGGGACATGGTGGTGATGAATATGGATGCGGAGGTGATCGAGAATCCGACGGGCCTCAAACCGACAAGCGAAGCATTGATGCACCTGAAGATCTATGCTGCGCGTCCCGATGTGATGGCAATCGCCCATACGCATTCGATGTATGCGACGGTATTTGCGGTGTTGAACAAACCTGTGCCCGCCATTGTGTATGAGCTGTTCAACCTCAACTGCAAAAACGGCTATATTCCGGTGGCACCGTATGGACGTCCCGGGACACAGGCCCTTGCCGACTCGGTCCTTGAGCCGTTGAAGGATGCGGATGCGGCTCTGATGAAGGCTCACGGCTGTGTCGCCGTCGATGAGAATTCCATTGAAGGCGCCTATCTGAAAGTCAGCTATGTCGAAGAGATCGCGGAACTTTACTACCATACGCTGACGGTGAATGGTGGAAAGGAACCGGAAGTCCTGGGAGCGGAAGAGCTGCAGAAGTGGGCCTACCCGGATGAAATCAGGTTTCCGAAGACGGAGAAACAGTCATGA
- a CDS encoding HAD family hydrolase: MIRAVLFDLDGLLFDTETLFLKTVEQLMQQRGMTVSEDVLKTMIGTDEKQVLKLEQQYPGIQEVMKQYMDNRLFYFDQMFKEKGSADKKGLAEAVSYLEKHHLPYAIATGSYYQDIRHFMAHSGCELHPEVLVSSRDEHLPGKPSHAVFDVAASKLNVRNRDALVVEDGKYGIVAAKRGGFPSAFIQDHIVPDEEMRASLQYRISDLSQLGTLIDDINKRHNGEKYLG, translated from the coding sequence ATGATCCGTGCTGTTCTCTTTGATCTGGACGGACTTTTGTTTGATACGGAGACGCTGTTTCTTAAGACTGTTGAGCAGCTGATGCAGCAGCGCGGCATGACAGTATCGGAAGATGTGCTCAAGACAATGATCGGCACCGATGAGAAACAGGTACTGAAGCTGGAACAGCAGTATCCGGGCATTCAGGAAGTGATGAAGCAGTACATGGACAATCGCCTCTTCTACTTTGATCAGATGTTCAAGGAAAAGGGCAGCGCGGACAAGAAGGGTCTTGCGGAGGCGGTTTCCTATCTTGAGAAACATCATCTTCCCTATGCCATTGCGACCGGCTCCTATTATCAGGACATCCGTCATTTTATGGCTCATTCAGGATGTGAGCTGCATCCGGAAGTGCTGGTATCGTCGCGTGACGAACATCTGCCGGGCAAGCCGAGCCATGCGGTATTTGACGTCGCCGCCAGTAAGCTGAACGTACGCAATCGTGATGCGCTGGTTGTGGAGGATGGAAAGTACGGCATCGTGGCGGCGAAGCGGGGCGGCTTCCCTTCGGCGTTCATTCAGGATCACATTGTTCCGGATGAAGAGATGAGGGCGTCTCTGCAGTATCGGATATCGGATCTTTCGCAGCTTGGAACGTTGATTGACGACATTAACAAGCGTCACAATGGTGAAAAGTATCTGGGCTGA
- the ftsH gene encoding ATP-dependent zinc metalloprotease FtsH — MNDIEDPNKRKKPTLYYYAVVLLVLALLNLIAVPAMNERTIQEVDYSTFIQETNDQKISEVKVEDNQILFTLKGNDEQVYRTGVMNDPDLVQRLTDSGATFSSEIVEQQSPFVEFLLTWVLPLVLFYWLWQFLLRRMMGGGKGADSMIFNVGKSNARVYVKSQNGIRFSDVAGEDEAKESLQEIVKYLHDPSAYKKIGASMPKGILLVGPPGTGKTMLAKAVAGEANVPFFSMSGSEFVEMFVGMGASKVRDLFKQAKEKAPCIVFIDEIDAIGGKRISGNYGGNDEREQTLNQLLTEMDGFESNSGVIILAATNRPESLDPALLRPGRFDRRIPVELPDLQGREAILKVHAKKVKTDPNIDYSVIARMASGASGAELANIINEGALKAVREGRDTVTQADLEESIETVIAGYQKKNAILTDEEKKTVAYHEVGHALVAALQSHSAPVQKITIIPRTSGALGYTMQVEEGNHYLYTKEELQNQIATLTGGRAAEEVVFGTISTGASNDIEKATQLARSMITRYGMSDEFDMVAMETVNNQYLGQDTSLSCSETTAAGIDQKVVELVKKEHAKARKLLEDHRSDLDRIATYLYKKETITGDEFMKILEHKDMDPEDAVKLPDAPSPESAAALLASAQAVKPEDHPQGANA, encoded by the coding sequence ATGAATGATATCGAAGATCCGAACAAGAGGAAAAAGCCCACTCTCTACTACTATGCGGTTGTTCTTCTTGTTCTGGCTCTGCTGAACCTGATCGCGGTGCCGGCGATGAATGAGAGGACGATCCAGGAAGTGGATTACAGCACCTTCATTCAGGAAACCAACGATCAGAAGATCAGTGAAGTGAAAGTGGAAGACAACCAGATTCTGTTCACCCTCAAAGGAAACGATGAGCAGGTGTACCGGACCGGCGTCATGAACGATCCGGATCTGGTGCAGCGTCTGACGGATTCCGGTGCCACCTTCTCGTCTGAGATTGTTGAGCAGCAGTCTCCGTTCGTCGAGTTCCTTCTGACATGGGTGCTGCCGCTGGTCCTGTTCTACTGGCTGTGGCAGTTCCTGCTGCGCCGAATGATGGGCGGTGGAAAAGGTGCCGACTCCATGATCTTCAACGTCGGCAAATCCAATGCCCGCGTCTATGTCAAGTCACAGAACGGGATCCGTTTCTCGGATGTTGCGGGCGAAGATGAGGCGAAGGAATCGCTGCAGGAAATCGTCAAGTACCTGCATGATCCAAGTGCCTACAAGAAGATCGGTGCCTCGATGCCGAAGGGCATTCTGCTGGTAGGTCCTCCTGGAACCGGCAAGACGATGCTTGCGAAGGCTGTCGCCGGTGAGGCGAATGTTCCGTTCTTCTCCATGAGCGGTTCGGAATTTGTTGAAATGTTCGTCGGCATGGGGGCCTCCAAGGTCCGTGACCTCTTCAAGCAGGCCAAGGAAAAGGCGCCGTGCATTGTCTTCATCGATGAAATCGATGCCATCGGCGGAAAGCGTATCTCCGGCAACTATGGCGGCAACGATGAGCGTGAACAGACTCTCAACCAGCTGTTGACCGAGATGGATGGTTTCGAATCCAACAGCGGCGTCATTATTCTCGCGGCAACGAACCGTCCGGAATCTCTGGATCCGGCGCTGCTGCGTCCGGGACGGTTTGACCGCCGTATTCCAGTGGAACTGCCGGATCTGCAGGGCCGTGAGGCAATCCTCAAGGTTCATGCCAAGAAGGTCAAGACGGATCCGAACATTGACTACAGCGTTATCGCAAGAATGGCTTCCGGTGCCTCCGGCGCTGAGCTGGCCAACATCATCAACGAAGGTGCTCTGAAGGCTGTCCGCGAGGGCCGTGACACGGTGACGCAGGCGGATCTGGAAGAGTCGATTGAAACCGTCATTGCCGGCTATCAGAAGAAGAATGCAATTCTGACCGACGAAGAGAAGAAGACGGTCGCCTACCATGAAGTTGGACATGCGCTGGTCGCTGCGCTGCAGAGTCACAGTGCACCTGTTCAGAAGATTACAATCATTCCCCGCACCTCCGGAGCCCTGGGCTACACGATGCAGGTTGAAGAAGGAAATCACTATCTCTACACAAAGGAAGAGCTGCAGAATCAGATTGCGACCCTGACCGGCGGCCGGGCGGCGGAGGAGGTTGTCTTCGGCACCATCTCCACCGGCGCATCCAACGATATCGAAAAGGCGACGCAGCTGGCCCGCTCCATGATTACCCGCTACGGTATGTCGGATGAGTTCGACATGGTAGCGATGGAAACCGTGAACAACCAGTATCTTGGTCAGGACACGAGTCTCTCCTGCTCCGAGACGACCGCTGCCGGTATCGACCAGAAGGTTGTTGAACTGGTGAAGAAGGAACACGCCAAGGCCAGGAAGCTGCTCGAAGATCATCGCAGCGACCTCGATCGGATCGCCACCTATCTCTACAAGAAGGAAACGATTACCGGCGACGAGTTCATGAAGATCCTGGAGCACAAAGACATGGATCCGGAAGATGCGGTCAAACTCCCCGATGCTCCGTCACCGGAGAGTGCAGCAGCTTTGTTAGCCTCTGCCCAGGCCGTAAAGCCTGAGGATCATCCTCAGGGAGCCAATGCCTGA